A window of Rhodothermus sp. contains these coding sequences:
- the hflX gene encoding GTPase HflX encodes MYTATSPRPETAILVGVVTPGTTRGDVEDSLEELAQLAHTAGAKVTDRVLQVLRRIHAATYIGRGKVEELRRLVAVRKSDLVIFDDDLSPVQMRNLERALGCKLLDRTGLILDIFARRARTAVAKTQVELAQLEYMRTRLTRQWTHLSRQKGGIGTKGPGETQIETDRRLIARRIAVLRERLERIDRQRTTQRKRRQRYTRVSLVGYTNAGKSTLMNVLAGTRVLAEDRLFATLDATTRLVYLEPGKPVLLSDTVGFIRKLPHRLIESFKSTLDEVRESDVLLHLVDATHPRFENHIQVVHETLAELEAADKPMLLVFNKIDRLASLELLQTLRAEYPEAVFVSALRGIGLEELKRRLQERIEAEALELDVCVPLTEGRTLAYLYQVADVLEESYLYARNSHDETPLPVARLRLRVPVHRQANVERLLARFRTLQPLSDEAP; translated from the coding sequence TTGTATACGGCCACATCACCTCGTCCAGAGACTGCGATTCTGGTAGGCGTTGTGACGCCTGGAACGACGCGCGGGGATGTGGAAGATTCGCTGGAGGAGCTGGCACAGCTGGCCCACACGGCAGGTGCAAAGGTAACCGATCGGGTCCTGCAAGTACTCCGGCGCATCCATGCCGCCACGTATATCGGCCGGGGCAAGGTCGAAGAACTCAGGCGCCTGGTAGCAGTGCGCAAAAGTGATCTGGTCATCTTCGACGATGATCTCTCACCTGTCCAGATGCGAAATCTGGAACGTGCGCTGGGTTGCAAGTTGCTTGACCGGACCGGCCTGATTCTGGATATTTTTGCGCGACGCGCTCGCACGGCTGTGGCCAAAACGCAGGTTGAACTGGCGCAACTGGAATACATGCGCACGCGTCTGACGCGCCAGTGGACGCACCTGTCTCGCCAGAAAGGTGGCATTGGCACAAAGGGACCAGGCGAAACCCAGATCGAGACAGACCGGCGCCTGATCGCTCGACGCATCGCTGTGCTCCGCGAGCGCCTGGAGCGGATCGACCGACAGCGAACCACGCAACGTAAAAGGCGACAACGCTACACCCGCGTGTCGCTTGTCGGCTATACGAATGCAGGTAAGTCAACGCTAATGAATGTGCTGGCCGGGACGCGTGTGCTGGCTGAAGACCGGCTTTTCGCCACGCTGGATGCGACCACACGGCTGGTTTATCTGGAGCCTGGCAAACCCGTCTTGCTTTCTGACACCGTCGGTTTCATTCGTAAGCTGCCCCATCGTCTCATCGAAAGCTTTAAAAGCACGCTCGACGAAGTGCGCGAAAGCGATGTGCTCCTGCACCTGGTGGATGCGACGCACCCACGCTTCGAGAATCACATCCAGGTGGTCCACGAAACGCTGGCCGAACTGGAGGCGGCTGACAAACCGATGCTGTTGGTGTTCAACAAAATAGACAGACTGGCCAGTCTGGAATTGCTACAGACCCTGCGAGCAGAATACCCGGAGGCAGTTTTCGTTTCGGCTTTACGCGGCATTGGACTGGAAGAACTCAAGCGGCGCCTTCAGGAACGCATTGAGGCCGAGGCCCTGGAACTGGATGTTTGCGTCCCGCTGACCGAAGGACGAACGCTTGCCTATCTCTATCAAGTGGCTGACGTGCTGGAAGAATCCTATCTGTATGCACGCAACAGCCACGACGAGACACCGTTACCGGTTGCCCGGTTGCGCCTGCGCGTCCCCGTGCATCGACAGGCCAACGTGGAGCGGCTCCTGGCACGTTTTCGCACGCTACAACCCTTGTCCGACGAAGCGCCATAA